A single genomic interval of Musa acuminata AAA Group cultivar baxijiao chromosome BXJ3-4, Cavendish_Baxijiao_AAA, whole genome shotgun sequence harbors:
- the LOC103980911 gene encoding CBL-interacting protein kinase 19, with product MAETAPTTTSEHEKRGKKDGGLLLGRFEVGKLLGAGTFAKVYVARDVNTNELVAIKALDKEMILKGGLVAHIKREIAILRRVRHPYVVQLFEVMATRSKIYFVMEYVRGGELFSRVSKGRLLEDTARRYFQQLISAVAFCHARGVFHRDLKPENLLVDEYGDLKVSDFGLSAVAEQMRGDGLFHTFCGTPAYVAPEVLSRRGYDGAKVDVWSCGVILFVLMAGYLPFHDRSIVAMYRKIYKGTFRCPRWFSQDLVHLLRRLLDVNPQTRITIPEIMENPWFKKGFRHVRFYIEDNQLHSFDDPADDEVQSNEPKPDETYESGSESDCSVASCPATFSDEQRQPLPRPPSLNAFDIISFSTGFDLSGLFEETGEMTRFLSKEPVSDIVSKLEEIAKVVSFKVRRKDCRISLEGTREGEKGPLTIGVDIYELTPSMVVVEVKKKAGDGEEYEEFCNKELQPGLKHLVYESPPVLKTNTSM from the coding sequence ATGGCGGAGACGGCCCCGACGACGACGAGCGAGCACGAGAAGAGGGGGAAGAAGGACGGTGGCCTCCTCCTGGGGCGCTTCGAGGTGGGCAAGCTCCTCGGCGCCGGAACCTTCGCGAAGGTCTACGTCGCTCGCGACGTGAACACCAATGAGCTCGTCGCCATCAAGGCCCTCGACAAGGAGATGATCCTCAAGGGTGGCCTCGTCGCTCACATCAAGCGCGAGATCGCCATCCTCCGCCGCGTCCGCCACCCCTATGTCGTCCAGCTCTTCGAGGTCATGGCCACCAGGAGCAAGATCTATTTCGTGATGGAGTACGTCCGCGGCGGCGAGCTCTTCTCCCGCGTCTCCAAGGGCCGCCTACTAGAGGATACCGCCCGCCGATACTTCCAGCAGCTGATCTCGGCCGTCGCTTTCTGCCACGCCCGTGGCGTCTTCCACCGAGACCTCAAGCCGGAGAACCTCCTCGTCGATGAGTACGGTGATCTCAAGGTCTCCGACTTCGGACTGTCTGCGGTGGCCGAACAGATGCGCGGCGACGGGCTCTTCCACACCTTCTGTGGCACGCCGGCTTACGTGGCGCCCGAGGTGCTCTCCCGCAGGGGTTACGACGGCGCCAAGGTCGACGTCTGGTCCTGTGGCGTCATCCTCTTCGTGCTCATGGCGGGTTATCTCCCCTTCCACGACCGCAGCATCGTGGCCATGTACCGGAAGATCTACAAAGGCACCTTCCGGTGCCCCCGGTGGTTCTCGCAGGACCTCGTCcacctcctccgccgcctcctcgaTGTCAATCCCCAAACCAGAATCACCATCCCGGAGATCATGGAGAATCCCTGGTTCAAGAAAGGGTTCCGGCATGTCCGATTCTATATCGAAGACAACCAATTACATAGCTTCGATGATCCAGCAGATGACGAAGTGCAGAGTAATGAACCTAAGCCGGATGAGACATACGAATCAGGATCAGAATCGGACTGCTCGGTCGCTTCCTGCCCGGCAACATTCTCCGATGAGCAGCGCCAGCCACTGCCAAGGCCACCGAGCCTTAACGCATTCGATATCATATCTTTCTCCACGGGCTTTGACCTCTCCGGATTGTTTGAAGAAACAGGGGAGATGACCAGGTTCCTGTCCAAGGAGCCCGTTTCGGACATCGTATCGAAATTGGAGGAGATTGCAAAGGTCGTGAGCTTCAAGGTCAGGAGGAAGGATTGCCGGATCAGCTTGGAAGGAACGAGAGAGGGTGAGAAGGGCCCATTGACCATCGGTGTGGACATATACGAGCTCACACCTTCAATGGTTGTGGTCGAGGTCAAGAAAAAGGCTGGGGATGGAGAAGAGTATGAAGAGTTCTGTAACAAGGAGCTCCAGCCCGGGTTAAAACACCTTGTTTACGAGTCGCCTCCCGTTCTCAAAACTAACACCAGCATGTAA
- the LOC135635536 gene encoding protein DOG1-like 3: protein MECRFLACYEEWLQIQGADLNELLQAISSQNGSRARSEMELRELVEKSVRHYVEYYERRRRLVLEDGPAFFAPPWCNSFEKAVLWVGGCRPSMFIRLIYSLSSAGLEAHLDNLAGRAFASHGEGLVGLSAPQLVLVNELHRSTLLEENRITSQVATLQENLADRPLLPIVKERQRWRRSDTSRGEIGDGGDAEVVAAMGSYAAAMAGLVDAADRLRLETARTLLSDILTPKQAVELLATGKQLHLSVHEWGHQRDLTHGRGG from the coding sequence ATGGAGTGTCGATTCTTGGCTTGCTACGAGGAGTGGCTCCAAATCCAGGGAGCCGATCTGAACGAGCTCCTCCAAGCCATATCGAGCCAGAATGGGAGCAGGGCCCGCAGCGAGATGGAGCTCCGGGAGCTAGTTGAGAAGAGCGTGCGGCACTACGTAGAGTATTACGAGCGGCGGCGGAGGCTGGTGCTGGAGGATGGGCCCGCCTTCTTCGCCCCGCCCTGGTGTAACTCCTTCGAGAAAGCCGTCCTCTGGGTCGGCGGCTGCCGCCCCTCCATGTTCATCCGCCTCATCTACTCCCTCAGCTCCGCCGGCCTCGAGGCCCACCTCGACAACCTCGCCGGCCGCGCCTTCGCCTCCCACGGCGAAGGGCTGGTGGGGCTGTCGGCGCCACAGCTGGTCCTCGTCAACGAGCTCCACCGGTCGACGCTGCTGGAGGAGAACAGGATCACGTCCCAGGTGGCCACGCTGCAGGAGAACTTGGCCGACCGGCCGCTGCTCCCGATCGTCAAGGAGCGGCAGAGGTGGCGAAGGAGCGACACCTCCCGCGGTGAGATTGGCGACGGCGGGGACGCGGAGGTGGTGGCAGCGATGGGGTCATATGCGGCGGCGATGGCGGGTCTGGTGGATGCGGCAGATCGGCTTAGGCTGGAGACGGCGAGGACGCTGCTGTCGGACATCCTGACGCCGAAGCAGGCGGTGGAGCTGCTGGCGACGGGGAAGCAGCTCCACCTTTCGGTCCACGAGTGGGGCCACCAACGGGACCTGACCCACGGCCGCGGTGGATGA